A single region of the Nicotiana sylvestris chromosome 6, ASM39365v2, whole genome shotgun sequence genome encodes:
- the LOC104234746 gene encoding putative late blight resistance protein homolog R1B-17 — MAYASIVSLMRTIKLLLTSKSPIQSLIRDHKEEILTLHEKVSSLEVFLKNSERSNVSEEMTDLEARIKEVANAVEYTIQLRLTEAAMANDEMQKVTAHEMFCDSLQQVAEDISHLQKESMKIQHKGKQASKKSLVRGSSSAKDVLNVKKNMVGRDDQRKRLLEDLTRRSSGELKVIPILGMGGIGKTTLAKEVYNDVSIRSHFDVRAWATVSSHHNVKEILLSLLRSRMGDTFYMEDEAELADMLQKSLKSRRYLIVMDDMWSSKAWDDVRQCFPSENNESRVLLTTRDTDVACYAGTENFSLQMSFMDPYESWNLFKSAAFANEELPSEYEIIGKQIVDKCQGLPLTIVVVAGLLSKSERTIEDWENVAQDVMSFVTNDPDKQCLHVLGLSYNHLTSNLKACLLYFGAFPEDREISVKRLVRLWLAEGFLKLEKDFEGEAEKCLKDLVDRCLILACEKKWDETEIKSCKVHDLIYELCLREAQSQNFIMNDIVFHYLDLDEDDGSDEIAQSHDIVLELDDEPNPVPPKYRHLSRHKIGPCKRWTEHDDIHCGYYRALLTPELHHLIRGQRDDDVDDSNYFLKRTRSIISLSNYCPLPNFTLESEIIRFKLLRTLDLSPIELESFPSQILCLIWLRYLALSGRFIDIPPEICRLWNLHTLIFEGSSSECIVFPEQIWELMQLRHLKLNAFYLPNPPSVSAEEEGTHLALSNVQTIYLLSAFSCTKEVISGIENVKKLGIYGDRDDFEDSRLFDNLVYLHQLENLRFYFHSTWKFGEATIPSAEAFPATLKKLELNGTCLRWEDINIISELPNLEVLKVLSVMKDNEWYTVAGGFTQLKLLLIDWTRLNYWKATDDNFPALECLGSIPASLGNLRNLQTLLLVAEAKCI; from the coding sequence CACTCTTCATGAAAAAGTTAGTTCCCTGGAAGTTTTCCTCAAAAACTCTGAGAGAAGCAATGTGTCTGAGGAAATGACAGATTTGGAAGCACGGATAAAAGAAGTTGCAAATGCAGTTGAATACACAATTCAGCTGAGACTAACAGAAGCTGCAATGGCAAATGATGAAATGCAGAAAGTAACGGCACACGAGATGTTTTGTGATAGCTTGCAACAAGTAGCTGAGGACATTAGTCATCTCCAGAAAGAGTCCATGAAGATTCAACACAAAGGCAAACAAGCATCAAAGAAATCTTTGGTTCGAGGTTCGAGTTCAGCAAAAGATGTTTTGAATGTTAAGAAGAATATGGTGGGACGTGATGATCAAAGGAAAAGGTTGTTAGAAGATCTGACAAGACGTTCCTCTGGTGAACTGAAAGTCATCCCGATCTTGGGGATGGGGGGCATTGGTAAAACAACTTTAGCAAAAGAAGTTTATAATGACGTATCCATTCGATCTCATTTTGATGTTCGTGCCTGGGCTACTGTATCTAGCCATCACAATGTAAAAGAAATCTTGCTAAGCCTTCTCCGTTCTAGAATGGGTGACACATTTTATATGGAAGATGAGGCAGAGCTAGCAGATATGCTACAAAAGAGTTTAAAAAGCAGGAGATATTTAATTGTCATGGATGACATGTGGAGCAGTAAAGCATGGGATGACGTGAGACAATGCTTTCCAAGTGAAAACAATGAGAGCAGAGTATTGTTGACTACCCGTGACACTGATGTAGCTTGTTATGCTGGTACAGAGAATTTTTCTTTACAGATGAGTTTCATGGATCCATATGAGAGTTGGAACCTTTTCAAAAGTGCGGCGTTTGCAAATGAAGAATTGCCATCTGAATATGAGATTATTGGGAAGCAAATTGTCGACAAATGCCAAGGGTTACCGCTAACCATTGTTGTGGTTGCTGGGCTTCTATCCAAATCTGAAAGGACAATAGAAGATTGGGAAAATGTTGCTCAAGATGTCATGTCGTTTGTCACAAATGATCCTGATAAACAATGTTTACATGTGCTTGGGTTGAGTTACAATCACTTGACCAGTAACCTAAAAGCATGCCTTCTGTATTTTGGAGCTTTTCCAGAAGACAGAGAGATTTCGGTGAAGAGGTTGGTGAGATTATGGCTAGCTGAGGggtttttgaagttggaaaaagaCTTTGAAGGGGAGGCTGAGAAGTGTTTAAAAGATCTTGTCGACAGATGTCTAATTCTTGCCTGTGAGAAAAAATGGGATGAAACAGAAATTAAATCATGTAAGGTTCATGATCTAATATATGAGCTATGCTTGAGAGAAGCTCAAAGCCAAAATTTTATCATGAATGATATTGTATTTCATTACCTCGATTTGGATGAAGATGATGGTTCGGATGAAATAGCTCAAAGTCACGACATTGTACTTGAACTTGATGATGAACCAAATCCTGTTCCTCCAAAATATCGTCATCTTAGCAGGCATAAAATAGGGCCCTGTAAACGATGGACTGAACATGATGATATTCACTGTGGTTACTATAGGGCCCTTCTTACCCCTGAACTGCATCATTTGATAAGGGGGCAGAGAGATGATGATGTCGATGATAGCAATTATTTCTTGAAACGAACTCGTTCTATTATCTCTCTTTCCAATTATTGTCCTTTACCAAATTTTACTCTGGAATCAGAGATTATTCGTTTCAAATTACTCAGAACCTTGGACTTGAGTCCCATAGAGTTGGAGTCATTCCCTTCACAAATACTATGCCTCATTTGGTTGAGGTACCTAGCGTTGTCCGGGCGTTTCATTGACATACCTCCAGAAATTTGCAGGTTATGGAATCTGCACACACTCATATTTGAAGGGTCTAGTTCGGAATGTATAGTGTTTCCGGAGCAAATTTGGGAACTAATGCAATTAAGGCATCTCAAACTGAATGCATTTTATTTACCAAATCCTCCAAGTGTATCTGCTGAGGAAGAGGGGACGCACTTGGCCCTTTCAAACGTACAAACTATTTATTTGTTGTCTGCATTTAGTTGCACAAAGGAGGTTATTTCAGGGATTGAAAATGTTAAAAAGTTAGGAATTTATGGAGATAGAGATGACTTTGAAGATTCTAGACTTTTCGACAATCTTGTCTATCTTCATCAACTTGAAAATTTGAGGTTTTATTTTCATAGCACGTGGAAGTTTGGAGAAGCGACTATTCCAAGTGCAGAAGCTTTTCCAGCAACGCTCAAGAAGTTAGAGTTGAATGGAACTTGTCTAAGGTGGGAGGACATAAACATTATAAGTGAATTGCCTAACCTTGAGGTGCTAAAGGTGCTAAGTGTTATGAAGGACAATGAATGGTATACAGTTGCTGGGGGTTTTACTCAGTTGAAGCTTTTGCTAATTGATTGGACACGTCTCAACTACTGGAAAGCCACGGATGACAATTTCCCTGCCCTTGAATGCCTTGGTTCTATTCCTGCTTCATTGGGGAATTTGAGAAACTTACAAACTCTACTtcttgttgcggaagccaaatgtatatag